In Liquorilactobacillus hordei DSM 19519, the following proteins share a genomic window:
- a CDS encoding flagellar hook-length control protein FliK, whose translation MDSTLINSRQSATTNIANVEKISSYGAESNLTGSATHFINLLQQKLISKTTVDDTSESDSSGEDSTDAKESQDKQDASMDEQVEKDKLGNRNDMLNSPTTEISVAQEENTMNSMVQARNNIVSTKIESTVQTEPISNVSFMDNEETTQNKGSLVGNLQSVTPEIGKLDGAESTLTTNSIENQTGDTKIRDIKNKPVFTGKIDETTLNTQNFVVSESSKKSTGMPNITSNVSDKKPPTLDTISAVGNLQSVIPEIGKLDGLESTIITNSIELQTGDTKIQDIKGKSVFMSKIDEPTVNTQNFVVSESSKKSTDTPNITSNVSDKKPPTLDTISAVGNLQSVIPEIGKLDGLESTIITNSIELQTGDTKIQDIKSKSIFTPETSKALLNKQEESNSTLTETKAFENITGIQMANLMVEKSNSTNENADFTIKVNDSTTVLQDKTATSIVKTLVSGESKQVTVQLEPGNLGKIEISLQSTAKEVSLNFKLTSSHAKSLISGIATQLEQVLNNQIAADKTANDKVTMHQTPASSLDGAQFSFGQHQFGQQANQNMTKSRLNEQYRNNKIGQDEVIAKKQDNVQRNEKNIISILA comes from the coding sequence ATGGATAGCACATTGATAAATAGTCGGCAATCAGCAACAACTAATATTGCGAACGTTGAAAAAATAAGCTCATATGGCGCAGAAAGTAATTTAACAGGATCTGCGACACATTTTATTAATCTCTTACAACAGAAATTAATTAGCAAAACAACAGTAGATGACACTAGTGAATCTGATTCTAGCGGTGAAGACTCAACCGATGCAAAAGAATCTCAAGATAAGCAAGATGCAAGCATGGATGAGCAAGTAGAAAAAGATAAATTGGGAAACAGGAATGATATGTTGAACAGCCCTACAACTGAAATTTCTGTTGCACAAGAAGAAAATACTATGAATTCTATGGTGCAAGCAAGAAATAACATAGTATCAACGAAGATAGAATCAACTGTTCAAACTGAACCAATAAGTAATGTTAGTTTTATGGATAATGAAGAAACAACACAAAATAAGGGTTCTTTGGTAGGCAACCTGCAAAGCGTTACCCCAGAAATTGGAAAACTAGACGGTGCTGAGAGTACTTTAACCACAAATTCAATCGAAAATCAAACTGGAGATACAAAGATACGAGATATAAAAAATAAACCAGTGTTTACGGGTAAGATTGATGAGACAACACTAAATACTCAGAATTTTGTGGTCAGCGAGAGTTCAAAGAAGAGTACGGGTATGCCAAATATTACTTCTAATGTTTCTGATAAAAAGCCGCCAACACTAGATACAATTTCTGCGGTAGGCAACCTGCAAAGCGTCATTCCAGAAATTGGAAAACTAGACGGCCTTGAGAGTACCATAATCACAAATTCAATTGAACTCCAAACTGGCGATACAAAGATACAGGATATAAAAGGTAAATCAGTGTTTATGAGTAAGATTGATGAGCCAACGGTAAATACCCAGAATTTTGTGGTCAGCGAGAGTTCAAAGAAGAGTACGGATACGCCAAATATTACTTCTAATGTTTCTGATAAAAAGCCGCCAACACTAGATACAATTTCTGCGGTAGGCAACCTGCAAAGCGTCATTCCAGAAATTGGAAAACTAGACGGCCTTGAGAGTACCATAATCACAAATTCAATTGAACTCCAAACTGGCGATACAAAGATACAGGATATAAAGAGTAAGTCAATATTTACGCCAGAGACCAGTAAAGCACTATTGAATAAGCAAGAAGAAAGTAACAGTACGCTAACAGAGACAAAGGCATTTGAGAATATAACAGGAATTCAAATGGCTAATTTGATGGTTGAGAAGAGTAATAGCACGAATGAAAATGCTGATTTTACGATCAAAGTTAATGATTCTACGACTGTTTTGCAAGATAAGACAGCCACAAGTATTGTCAAAACATTGGTGAGTGGAGAAAGTAAGCAGGTTACAGTCCAATTGGAACCAGGAAATCTTGGAAAAATTGAGATATCACTCCAATCAACTGCAAAAGAAGTAAGTCTTAATTTTAAATTGACATCAAGCCATGCTAAGTCACTTATTAGTGGAATAGCAACACAATTGGAACAGGTATTAAATAATCAAATAGCGGCAGATAAGACAGCTAATGATAAAGTAACAATGCATCAAACGCCTGCAAGTAGTTTAGATGGCGCACAGTTTTCATTTGGGCAACATCAATTTGGTCAACAGGCAAATCAAAATATGACTAAGTCAAGACTTAATGAGCAATATCGTAACAATAAAATTGGACAAGATGAAGTAATTGCGAAGAAACAAGATAACGTGCAACGAAATGAAAAAAATATTATTAGTATTCTAGCTTGA
- the fliJ gene encoding flagellar export protein FliJ has protein sequence MGKFNFTLEKLLDFRRENEDSLKQEYTTLVSELSLKERKINELLSEKKSLMYSIEPTVGRMQIQRNYLDEINQQVNRLRLESLELQKGLAELLERLVGAQQERKVLEKLETKQKDEFDLRLAHEEQKELDEFANRRILKGGENYG, from the coding sequence ATGGGGAAATTTAATTTTACACTGGAGAAACTGCTTGATTTTAGAAGAGAGAATGAAGATAGCCTAAAACAAGAATACACGACCTTGGTGTCTGAATTGTCTTTGAAAGAAAGAAAAATTAATGAGTTATTATCAGAGAAAAAGAGTTTGATGTATTCAATTGAACCGACAGTTGGAAGAATGCAAATTCAAAGAAATTATTTAGATGAAATTAACCAGCAGGTAAACAGATTAAGATTAGAATCATTGGAGTTGCAAAAAGGGCTTGCTGAATTATTGGAACGATTAGTTGGGGCACAACAAGAGCGTAAAGTTTTAGAGAAACTTGAAACGAAACAAAAAGATGAATTTGATCTCAGATTAGCACATGAAGAACAAAAAGAATTAGATGAGTTTGCAAATCGCAGAATTTTGAAAGGAGGTGAGAATTATGGATAG
- a CDS encoding FliI/YscN family ATPase, with amino-acid sequence MSFEMPFEQYLNRAKKNEFFSSFGKVSEVVGLTIRVTGIDVFIGEICEIKNKNSEKVTLTEVVGFIKKTVLLMPLDELGGIGPGSLVRATGKSLTIKVGNSLLGHTLDGLGRIMGGDADITDDDQLLEYPVMRESPAPFKRKNIDTILSTGVRAIDGMLTVGEGQRMGVFAGSGVGKSTLLGMIAKYCQADVIVIGLIGERGREVKEFIEKDLGDKGYAKSVVVCATSDMPPLVRLKGAYVATAIAEYFRDQGKKVVLMMDSVTRFAMAQREIGLSIGEPPTTKGYTPSVFATLPKLLERSGMAENGSITAFYTVLVEGDDMNEPIADSVRGILDGHIVLSRKIASKNHYPAISIQDSLSRLMKSLITKEHENDAKELRENITVYADAKDLIDIGAYKNGANPVIDYAVSLHHPIEDFLCQSVDEYETFAETEGKLHQLFEQYNL; translated from the coding sequence ATGAGCTTTGAAATGCCGTTTGAACAATATTTAAACCGAGCTAAAAAGAATGAATTCTTTTCAAGTTTTGGCAAAGTGAGCGAAGTAGTTGGATTAACCATTCGTGTCACAGGAATAGATGTTTTTATTGGGGAAATTTGTGAAATTAAAAATAAAAATAGCGAAAAAGTAACATTAACAGAAGTTGTTGGTTTTATAAAAAAGACAGTTTTGTTAATGCCATTGGATGAGCTTGGTGGCATTGGTCCTGGGTCACTAGTAAGAGCAACTGGTAAGAGCCTGACAATTAAGGTTGGAAATTCTCTACTAGGACATACATTAGATGGACTTGGAAGAATTATGGGAGGTGATGCAGATATTACTGATGATGATCAACTTCTTGAGTACCCTGTAATGAGAGAGTCCCCTGCACCATTTAAGCGCAAGAATATTGATACTATTTTGAGCACCGGTGTGAGAGCAATTGATGGAATGCTGACAGTTGGTGAGGGTCAGCGAATGGGAGTATTTGCAGGTAGTGGTGTCGGCAAGAGTACACTGCTAGGGATGATTGCAAAATATTGTCAAGCAGACGTAATTGTGATTGGACTTATTGGTGAGCGAGGTAGAGAAGTTAAGGAATTTATCGAAAAAGACCTAGGAGATAAAGGATATGCAAAGTCAGTGGTTGTCTGTGCTACTTCAGATATGCCACCTTTAGTTAGATTAAAAGGTGCATACGTGGCAACGGCCATTGCAGAATATTTTAGAGACCAGGGTAAAAAAGTTGTTTTAATGATGGATTCAGTCACACGCTTTGCGATGGCGCAACGGGAAATTGGATTGTCAATTGGCGAGCCACCAACTACAAAGGGATACACACCTTCAGTTTTTGCAACACTTCCTAAACTCTTGGAAAGAAGTGGAATGGCGGAAAATGGTTCAATTACGGCATTTTATACCGTCCTGGTTGAAGGGGACGATATGAATGAACCAATTGCTGATTCAGTCCGCGGAATTCTTGATGGACATATTGTTTTATCTAGAAAAATTGCAAGTAAGAATCATTATCCAGCGATTTCAATCCAAGACAGCCTAAGCAGATTAATGAAATCATTGATTACAAAAGAACATGAAAATGATGCTAAAGAATTGCGAGAAAATATCACTGTTTATGCAGATGCAAAAGATTTAATTGATATTGGGGCTTATAAGAATGGAGCAAATCCAGTCATTGATTATGCAGTCTCCTTACATCATCCAATCGAAGACTTTTTATGCCAGTCTGTAGATGAATATGAAACTTTTGCTGAGACAGAAGGGAAACTGCATCAGTTATTTGAGCAGTATAACCTATAG
- a CDS encoding FliH/SctL family protein, protein MQLSNKNLVKSNAISSSKETRKIITKMPEVRKISNTETNLGQIGNQQRESLEVLKNTIIESAKVEANKIRDTAYTAGEKEGFEKGYQDGKNEGQKVADGIIEKAQQAYQDVATDISLYEHDKRKELFKFAVEMAEVILKHRIDEDANELLALVEPIFFKLEKPDQTFIIHANERYHDLIVEKMEEKRSEVSRLRYTIINDSKMGLYEINIESSDSLETFDLENELKKYVASIEESTNEL, encoded by the coding sequence ATGCAGTTATCGAATAAAAATCTTGTTAAAAGTAACGCAATTTCAAGCTCTAAAGAGACAAGAAAAATTATTACAAAAATGCCTGAAGTACGAAAAATTTCAAATACGGAAACTAATTTGGGACAGATAGGAAACCAACAGCGTGAAAGCTTGGAAGTTTTAAAAAATACGATCATTGAAAGTGCCAAAGTAGAAGCTAACAAAATCAGAGATACGGCGTATACAGCGGGAGAAAAAGAGGGATTTGAAAAGGGATATCAAGACGGAAAAAATGAAGGCCAAAAGGTAGCGGATGGTATAATAGAAAAAGCGCAACAAGCCTATCAAGATGTAGCCACAGATATTAGTCTTTATGAGCATGATAAGCGCAAAGAACTTTTTAAATTTGCAGTTGAAATGGCTGAAGTAATTTTAAAACACAGGATAGACGAAGATGCTAATGAGTTATTGGCCTTAGTAGAACCAATCTTTTTTAAGTTAGAAAAACCAGATCAAACGTTCATAATACATGCTAATGAGCGTTATCATGATTTAATTGTGGAAAAAATGGAAGAAAAAAGAAGTGAAGTTAGCAGATTAAGATACACAATCATTAATGATTCAAAAATGGGGTTGTATGAAATTAATATTGAATCCAGTGATTCATTGGAAACCTTTGATTTAGAGAATGAACTGAAAAAGTATGTGGCTAGTATTGAGGAGTCTACAAATGAGCTTTGA
- the fliG gene encoding flagellar motor switch protein FliG produces MDSIEGIKKAAVLLISLGSETSAKIMKLLPDSFIQKVSYEIANTEVVSPEERSDVLKEFIATADARQYVIDGGIDYARDLLKQALGPQRAKEVIDLLNQIKLKEKPFEIARKADTAQLTRLLQEENPQIIAMIMCYIQPDKAAEMLAHFSAELQVEVAERIGTLGSVSPRIIKKIEHIMENKFSTTVENDTENIGGVHSLVEILNSVSRGTEKNILSDLEKRQPELSQEVKASLFTFDDIISLGSKDVQKVLRDVDNTDLSLALKGAADSIRDFIFGNLSSRAVENLKEEIEFMGPTRLSAVEEAQQKIVGVIRRLDETGEIYIERGEQDAVIE; encoded by the coding sequence ATGGATTCAATAGAGGGTATTAAAAAAGCAGCAGTTTTGTTGATTTCTCTAGGTTCCGAGACATCAGCTAAAATAATGAAATTACTCCCTGATAGTTTCATCCAGAAAGTCAGTTATGAAATTGCCAATACAGAAGTTGTTAGCCCTGAGGAACGATCTGATGTACTTAAAGAATTTATTGCAACAGCGGATGCAAGACAATATGTTATTGATGGGGGAATAGATTATGCTAGAGATCTCTTGAAGCAAGCGCTAGGACCTCAAAGAGCAAAAGAAGTAATTGATTTACTGAACCAAATTAAGTTAAAAGAAAAGCCTTTTGAAATTGCTAGAAAAGCTGACACAGCACAACTGACAAGGCTTTTACAAGAAGAAAACCCACAAATAATTGCAATGATAATGTGCTATATTCAGCCAGACAAGGCAGCAGAAATGTTAGCACATTTTTCTGCTGAATTACAGGTTGAAGTTGCAGAAAGAATTGGTACACTTGGGAGTGTTTCACCCAGAATTATTAAAAAAATTGAACATATAATGGAGAATAAGTTTTCAACAACAGTGGAAAATGATACTGAAAATATTGGTGGAGTTCATTCATTAGTTGAAATTCTTAATTCTGTTAGTCGAGGAACTGAAAAGAATATTCTTTCTGACTTAGAGAAGAGACAACCTGAGCTTTCACAAGAAGTTAAAGCTAGCCTCTTCACGTTTGATGACATCATTAGTTTGGGTAGTAAAGACGTTCAGAAAGTCTTACGTGACGTTGATAATACTGACTTATCGTTGGCACTTAAGGGTGCTGCAGACTCAATTCGTGATTTCATTTTTGGAAACCTTTCTAGTCGAGCTGTTGAAAATCTGAAGGAAGAGATTGAATTTATGGGACCTACTCGTCTTTCTGCCGTTGAAGAAGCACAGCAGAAGATTGTGGGAGTTATTCGTAGATTGGATGAAACCGGTGAGATTTATATAGAAAGAGGCGAGCAAGATGCAGTTATCGAATAA
- the fliF gene encoding flagellar basal-body MS-ring/collar protein FliF, protein MLERIKAFLARCGEIWQGQSRVKKVAWISSLVSLLIVIGIVTYLTTRIQYGVLFTDLSDADAGSVVETLKSEDIPYKLGDSGKTILIPQDKVDQTRIDLAVDNKLPDSSTGFELFDNTSVMTTDEDRKVMYQRAVTGELERAIESLNEVQKAKVMLVMPSQSVFSDSGNAKKAKASIVLTLKSGGISGETVQGIRSLTTGAVEGLTQDNVKIVDDNGNLLTSSGGSNSSSGYNTKYMRIKKAYESTMEKKVKKLLAPIYGTNKIRVSIDLNLNFDSIENKSTKYSNPNIRSEEEQTTGNGSAASGESANSATNATASSSSSGDGSYSRTVNNELDTQVTKTINAPGAINRMTTSVVVDGSLSQTDQEQIQNVIQSAIGYNQGRGDTINIQGIDFARKNKTSSSKTKKKTSKSNFIWVYVVGAVGVLIVIGAVVFTIMRIRKNRDTEYYDDYDVTAEEESQKLNNNLTDPVEEEVKPKTDLEKRKKKVTEDENAKKFAGEHPEVVAELIKAWMKEK, encoded by the coding sequence GTGTTGGAGAGAATTAAAGCTTTTTTAGCAAGATGTGGGGAAATATGGCAAGGCCAGAGCCGAGTCAAAAAGGTAGCTTGGATATCTTCGCTGGTCAGTTTGCTAATTGTTATCGGAATTGTTACATATCTAACTACAAGGATACAATATGGTGTTTTATTTACAGATTTAAGTGATGCGGATGCAGGCAGTGTTGTCGAAACACTGAAGAGTGAAGATATTCCTTATAAATTGGGAGACAGCGGAAAAACAATCTTGATACCACAAGATAAGGTAGATCAAACAAGAATTGACTTGGCTGTGGATAATAAGCTTCCAGACAGTTCTACAGGATTTGAGTTATTTGACAATACAAGTGTTATGACAACTGATGAAGATCGTAAAGTTATGTATCAACGGGCAGTAACGGGTGAGTTAGAGAGAGCCATTGAATCACTTAATGAGGTGCAAAAGGCCAAAGTAATGTTGGTAATGCCTAGTCAGAGTGTATTTAGTGATAGTGGTAATGCAAAAAAGGCTAAAGCATCGATTGTGCTGACATTAAAAAGTGGGGGGATTTCTGGTGAAACGGTACAGGGAATTCGTTCGCTAACAACTGGTGCGGTAGAAGGGCTTACGCAAGACAATGTCAAAATTGTCGATGATAATGGAAACCTCCTGACTAGCTCTGGCGGAAGTAATTCGTCTAGTGGATACAATACTAAATATATGCGAATAAAAAAAGCATATGAGTCAACGATGGAAAAAAAGGTTAAAAAACTTCTCGCACCCATATATGGTACAAATAAAATTCGAGTTTCGATTGATTTGAATTTGAATTTTGACTCGATAGAAAATAAATCAACAAAATACAGTAATCCTAATATTAGGAGTGAAGAAGAACAGACTACAGGTAACGGTTCAGCAGCGAGCGGTGAATCGGCTAATAGTGCCACTAATGCAACTGCCTCATCAAGCAGTTCAGGAGATGGTTCTTATAGTCGGACAGTAAACAACGAATTGGACACCCAGGTCACTAAGACGATTAATGCTCCAGGTGCTATCAACAGGATGACAACTTCAGTTGTAGTGGATGGTAGTCTTTCACAAACTGACCAAGAACAGATTCAAAATGTCATCCAATCGGCTATTGGTTATAACCAGGGACGTGGTGACACGATTAACATTCAAGGAATTGATTTTGCTAGAAAAAATAAAACAAGTAGCTCTAAAACAAAGAAAAAGACAAGTAAGAGTAATTTTATTTGGGTATACGTTGTTGGCGCAGTTGGAGTTTTGATTGTCATTGGTGCCGTTGTATTTACAATTATGCGGATTAGAAAAAATAGGGATACTGAATACTACGATGACTATGATGTTACCGCCGAAGAAGAAAGCCAAAAATTAAATAATAATCTTACAGATCCTGTCGAAGAAGAGGTCAAACCAAAGACTGATTTAGAGAAGAGAAAGAAAAAAGTGACTGAGGATGAAAACGCGAAGAAATTTGCAGGAGAACACCCTGAAGTTGTTGCCGAATTAATAAAAGCATGGATGAAAGAAAAATAA
- the fliE gene encoding flagellar hook-basal body complex protein FliE: protein MVGISGVSNLNNYSDSVQKMTGLTSQTSKLDDDSQNGKSFSDYLTTALSSVSQNMSNMDKSSAGMISGSNSNLGDVMIKMTEAQLSLETAVQVRNKCIDAYNDIKNMQF from the coding sequence ATGGTGGGAATTAGTGGAGTAAGTAATTTAAATAATTACAGTGATTCTGTACAAAAAATGACAGGCTTGACCAGCCAAACAAGTAAGTTAGATGATGATTCACAAAATGGGAAGTCATTTAGTGATTATTTGACGACTGCATTATCGTCTGTCAGTCAAAATATGTCTAATATGGATAAAAGTTCAGCAGGTATGATTTCTGGTAGCAACAGTAATTTGGGAGATGTAATGATCAAGATGACTGAAGCGCAACTTTCTTTAGAGACAGCTGTTCAGGTTCGTAATAAGTGCATTGATGCTTACAATGACATAAAAAATATGCAATTCTAA
- the flgC gene encoding flagellar basal body rod protein FlgC, with protein sequence MSVFNGLEINASGLALERLKLDTISTNIANVNTTRTAEGGPYKSKTVQFSESLKNAQSAGDTSQGSQMSYGVKVTGISQDTTDKVEYDPTNADADQNGYVHMSNVNLSDQMVNMIQAMRTYEANTSSAESNKDILKKALEISKS encoded by the coding sequence ATGAGTGTATTTAACGGATTAGAAATAAATGCCAGTGGGCTGGCTTTAGAAAGATTAAAACTGGATACTATATCAACTAATATTGCCAATGTAAATACAACACGTACGGCAGAAGGTGGTCCATATAAGAGTAAGACTGTGCAATTCAGTGAAAGTTTGAAGAATGCACAATCCGCGGGTGATACAAGCCAGGGATCGCAAATGAGTTATGGGGTAAAAGTTACAGGGATATCTCAGGATACGACAGACAAAGTAGAATATGATCCTACGAATGCTGACGCAGATCAAAATGGTTATGTACATATGTCAAACGTTAATTTATCAGACCAAATGGTTAACATGATTCAGGCTATGAGAACGTATGAGGCTAATACCTCTTCCGCAGAGTCTAATAAAGACATTTTAAAGAAGGCACTAGAGATATCTAAGAGTTAG
- the flgB gene encoding flagellar basal body rod protein FlgB: MDISNLLKNSLDASALRSETISSNIANVNTSDYKAKRVEFENQLSSALGLTTTNKNHIGVDSANQARVTTDNTTSVDKNGNNVDLDVEMVNQSTNELYYSSVVSQLNGRYQMLNYVLNN; encoded by the coding sequence ATGGATATTTCAAATTTGTTAAAGAATTCATTGGATGCATCAGCTCTTAGATCTGAGACCATATCGTCCAATATTGCAAATGTAAATACAAGTGACTATAAGGCGAAACGTGTAGAATTTGAGAATCAATTATCATCAGCGTTAGGTTTAACCACAACGAATAAGAATCATATTGGGGTAGACTCTGCAAATCAGGCTCGTGTAACAACTGATAACACAACTTCTGTTGATAAAAATGGTAACAATGTTGACCTAGATGTCGAAATGGTTAATCAGTCAACGAATGAGCTCTATTATAGTTCTGTGGTGTCGCAACTGAATGGTCGCTATCAAATGCTTAATTATGTACTTAATAATTAA
- a CDS encoding MotA/TolQ/ExbB proton channel family protein encodes MDFFLLIGIILGFIAITVGMILKGASIAVLLNPEAMLVIFVGIIAAVINSYPSSELKKVPKMLGILIKVKKFDNQKLISEIVDLSNIARRDGLLALESQREKLDNAFLEQGLEMVIDGLGEKQIREIMENEIEGMDERHRKSAGIFKTAGTTSPTLGVLGAVIGLIGALGNLNNVNALGTSISSAFVATLYGIFFGYVILIPFNSRLLVKSEKEIEHLTLILEGVIAIQSGASASSIEKKLYSLTSEKKSDDKKDSANEKKKEE; translated from the coding sequence ATGGATTTTTTTCTACTAATCGGTATCATACTTGGCTTCATTGCCATAACAGTGGGTATGATTTTAAAGGGAGCAAGCATCGCTGTACTACTAAATCCCGAAGCTATGCTCGTTATTTTTGTTGGTATAATAGCTGCTGTTATAAATAGTTATCCATCTAGTGAATTAAAGAAAGTTCCTAAGATGTTGGGTATTTTAATCAAGGTTAAAAAATTCGACAATCAAAAACTCATTTCAGAAATTGTTGACTTGTCAAATATTGCTCGTCGAGATGGTCTTCTTGCTTTAGAGTCACAAAGAGAAAAATTAGATAATGCATTCCTGGAACAAGGGTTAGAGATGGTTATAGATGGTCTAGGAGAAAAACAAATTAGAGAAATAATGGAAAATGAAATTGAAGGAATGGATGAGCGCCACAGAAAAAGCGCTGGTATTTTCAAAACCGCTGGAACTACATCCCCAACACTCGGAGTTTTAGGTGCCGTAATTGGGTTAATCGGTGCATTGGGTAATCTTAATAACGTCAATGCCTTAGGTACTTCTATTTCCTCAGCTTTCGTTGCAACCTTGTATGGTATTTTCTTTGGTTATGTAATTTTAATTCCATTCAATTCAAGACTACTTGTCAAATCCGAAAAGGAGATTGAGCACCTCACCTTGATTCTTGAAGGAGTTATTGCAATTCAATCTGGAGCTTCAGCCAGCAGTATTGAAAAGAAACTATACAGTCTTACTAGTGAAAAGAAATCAGACGATAAAAAGGATTCTGCTAATGAAAAAAAGAAAGAAGAATGA
- a CDS encoding flagellar motor protein MotB produces the protein MKKRKKNEEHIDEGWLLPYSDMLTLLLALFIVLFAMAKVDNTKFQEFKSEFGTLLSTHQSSNSIVTIGEKNKTQGSALSSASSLESSSSSSSQSTDQLEVIKQQLASNLQNSGLSNSVSVYIKSNDLHIVINSNILFDSGSATLSQSTQNLLTSLLDPLKAVSTNPIIIAGYTDDQPLKSTSVYKSNWELSSARAISVMNFFVGNNVFNEDNISIQAYGANKPKDTNATASGRSNNRRVEIIVEKTSQNY, from the coding sequence ATGAAAAAAAGAAAGAAGAATGAAGAACATATTGACGAGGGATGGTTACTGCCGTATTCTGATATGCTAACGCTTTTATTAGCATTATTTATTGTTTTGTTTGCAATGGCCAAAGTTGATAATACTAAATTCCAAGAATTCAAATCAGAGTTTGGTACGTTGCTCTCAACACACCAATCGTCAAATTCTATCGTAACCATTGGTGAAAAAAATAAAACTCAAGGTTCTGCTTTAAGTTCTGCCTCTTCACTTGAGAGTTCATCCTCGAGTAGCTCCCAATCGACAGATCAACTAGAAGTTATCAAGCAACAATTAGCTTCGAATCTTCAAAATTCTGGATTATCTAATAGTGTCTCTGTATACATAAAAAGCAATGATTTGCATATTGTTATAAATAGCAATATTTTGTTTGACTCTGGTAGTGCAACTCTCTCGCAAAGTACACAAAATTTATTAACTTCATTGCTTGATCCACTTAAAGCTGTTAGTACAAATCCTATTATCATTGCTGGTTATACCGATGACCAACCTTTAAAATCAACTTCTGTTTACAAATCTAATTGGGAACTTAGTTCTGCTCGTGCAATCTCAGTAATGAATTTTTTCGTAGGAAATAATGTTTTCAATGAGGATAATATTTCAATTCAAGCCTATGGTGCAAATAAGCCCAAAGACACAAATGCAACTGCATCCGGTCGTTCCAATAACCGTCGTGTAGAGATAATAGTTGAAAAAACATCACAAAATTATTAA